From the Rhodococcus pseudokoreensis genome, one window contains:
- the istA gene encoding IS21 family transposase — MAFREVNVNEVKEVLRIWLGVPGSRPPGLRTIAAHCGVDRKTARRYIEAAQAAGLQRGDCVDALDDGLIGAVIEAVRPARPSGHGAAWDQLLGFEDQIRAWVAGDGPHPPLTITKIETLLARQGCVVPYRTLHRFATERCGFGRKDTTVRIVDGDPGSECQIDFGYLGYLTDPDTGRRRKVHALIFTAVYSRHMFVWLTYSQTLAAVIAGCEAAWTFFGGVFKVLIPDNLRPVVADADAVNARLSQGWLDYAQHTGFVTDPARIRSPKDKPRVERAVQYVRGNYWAGEEFADLAEAQQRAEAWCRDTAGMRTHGTTAARPLEVFDEDEAPMLLAVPPVYDVPIFKQVKVHRDFHAEVARALYSIPGQWIGSILEVRADSALVKFYARGNLVKVHPRQPAGGRSTDPEDLPTEKIGYAMRDLDRLIGTCAGHGRCVGIYAERLLDDPLPWIRMRAVYRLLGLVRRYGPGPVEAACSTALDLDVVSVSKIASMLERATETTAPLLPAAGSAAPSRFTRDPAEFATDRTTPATSGTGVATAGTGVATERTTVATAGTGVATERTGHLTVIAGGNTDTKETR; from the coding sequence ATGGCGTTTCGGGAGGTCAATGTGAACGAAGTCAAGGAAGTGCTCCGGATCTGGCTCGGGGTGCCCGGGTCCCGGCCGCCGGGATTGCGCACGATTGCGGCGCACTGCGGGGTGGACCGCAAAACGGCCCGGCGGTACATCGAGGCCGCCCAGGCCGCGGGGCTGCAGCGCGGCGACTGTGTCGACGCCCTCGACGATGGGCTGATCGGCGCGGTGATCGAGGCGGTGCGCCCGGCCCGCCCGAGCGGACACGGCGCCGCCTGGGACCAGCTGCTGGGGTTCGAGGACCAGATTCGGGCGTGGGTCGCGGGCGACGGGCCGCATCCACCGCTGACGATCACCAAGATCGAAACACTGCTGGCCCGTCAGGGCTGTGTGGTGCCGTATCGGACGTTGCACCGATTCGCCACCGAGCGGTGCGGTTTCGGCCGCAAGGACACCACCGTCCGCATCGTCGACGGCGATCCCGGCAGCGAATGCCAGATCGACTTCGGCTACCTGGGCTATCTGACCGACCCGGACACCGGGCGGCGCCGCAAGGTGCACGCGCTGATCTTCACCGCCGTGTACTCGCGGCACATGTTCGTGTGGCTGACGTACTCGCAGACCCTGGCGGCGGTGATCGCCGGCTGCGAAGCGGCGTGGACCTTCTTCGGTGGTGTGTTCAAGGTCCTGATCCCCGACAACCTGAGACCGGTGGTGGCCGACGCGGACGCGGTCAATGCGCGGCTGTCGCAGGGGTGGCTGGACTACGCCCAGCACACCGGGTTCGTCACGGATCCGGCCCGGATCCGATCGCCGAAAGACAAACCTAGGGTCGAAAGAGCAGTTCAATATGTACGTGGAAACTACTGGGCTGGTGAGGAATTCGCTGATCTAGCCGAGGCGCAACAGCGTGCCGAGGCGTGGTGCCGTGACACCGCGGGGATGCGGACGCACGGCACCACCGCCGCCCGCCCGCTCGAGGTGTTCGACGAGGACGAGGCACCGATGCTGCTGGCCGTTCCGCCGGTTTACGACGTGCCGATCTTCAAACAGGTGAAGGTGCACCGCGACTTTCATGCCGAGGTCGCCAGGGCGTTGTATTCGATCCCGGGACAGTGGATCGGTTCGATCCTCGAGGTGCGGGCGGACAGTGCGCTGGTGAAGTTCTACGCCCGCGGAAACCTGGTGAAGGTGCACCCGCGCCAGCCCGCCGGTGGGCGCAGCACCGACCCGGAGGATCTGCCCACCGAGAAGATCGGATACGCGATGCGAGATCTGGACCGGCTGATCGGCACCTGCGCCGGGCACGGCCGCTGCGTTGGGATCTACGCCGAAAGACTGCTCGACGATCCGTTGCCCTGGATCCGGATGCGGGCGGTCTACCGGCTGCTCGGGCTGGTCCGCCGCTACGGGCCCGGCCCAGTCGAAGCGGCGTGCAGCACGGCGCTGGATCTGGATGTGGTGTCGGTGAGCAAGATCGCCTCGATGCTCGAACGCGCCACCGAGACCACCGCACCGCTGCTGCCGGCCGCCGGGTCGGCGGCACCGTCCCGGTTCACCCGCGACCCCGCCGAGTTCGCCACCGACAGGACCACCCCCGCCACCTCTGGGACCGGTGTTGCCACTGCCGGGACCGGTGTTGCCACCGAGAGGACCACCGTCGCCACTGCCGGGACCGGCGTCGCCACCGAGAGGACCGGGCATCTGACGGTGATCGCCGGGGGCAACACCGACACGAAGGAGACACG
- a CDS encoding DUF4238 domain-containing protein, whose amino-acid sequence MIPKFLLEKWADSNGLIWVKQKQDLKEGVRNIRDVGITDFYTFLATDGQLDSSMEELLSVVEGQAARVLEHLNNPYSVSTTLTPEQFEHLATFVAFQMARSPRRRREYELMADWYGKTMAAGQLASNITEDELRTLEFVPHQNEHISTIGPMANTLTDLLMDRPFCLITIDRPLFLIVACHEHGTVLT is encoded by the coding sequence GTGATCCCGAAGTTCCTGCTCGAGAAGTGGGCAGATTCGAATGGGTTGATCTGGGTGAAGCAGAAGCAGGACCTCAAGGAGGGTGTCCGCAACATTCGGGACGTCGGGATCACCGACTTCTACACATTCCTGGCGACCGACGGACAACTCGACTCCAGTATGGAGGAGTTGTTGAGCGTGGTCGAAGGGCAAGCTGCGAGAGTGCTCGAGCACCTGAACAACCCCTACTCGGTGTCAACAACCTTGACGCCTGAACAGTTCGAGCACCTGGCGACATTCGTTGCGTTTCAGATGGCACGCAGCCCTCGTCGGCGACGTGAGTACGAATTGATGGCCGACTGGTACGGCAAGACGATGGCTGCCGGCCAGCTGGCCTCGAATATTACCGAGGACGAGCTACGGACTCTCGAGTTCGTACCACATCAGAACGAGCACATCAGCACCATCGGCCCGATGGCCAACACACTGACCGATCTGCTGATGGACCGGCCCTTCTGTCTGATCACCATCGACCGTCCGCTGTTCCTGATTGTCGCCTGCCATGAGCATGGGACCGTCTTGACCTGA
- a CDS encoding PIN domain-containing protein, whose amino-acid sequence MNTTIIVVDTNILSASPRLRSQPWQQLREWASGRGVQVVVPEIVAMETVNVVVRDWRVQAQKLEALKLDQLGLADAVGAMVEEIRRQCVAYAQELRSSLSDLGACIAPVPTSIDHLEIARRSSERRAPYVDNRSDTEKKSSAASLKDGYRDTLIWFTLLATAADNPNAAVWFVSANRHDFGRRLKGRDDPNGPTLDTFPFPWHRQAGGRVERGWPNRSGAVRARLGSVGAASRE is encoded by the coding sequence GTGAACACCACGATCATCGTTGTTGATACGAACATCCTGTCGGCGTCGCCACGGTTGCGATCGCAGCCGTGGCAGCAACTACGCGAGTGGGCGTCGGGGCGGGGTGTGCAGGTAGTGGTGCCCGAGATCGTGGCGATGGAGACAGTGAATGTGGTGGTCCGAGATTGGCGGGTGCAGGCACAGAAGCTCGAAGCGCTCAAACTCGACCAACTAGGCCTGGCGGACGCCGTGGGGGCTATGGTCGAGGAGATCCGCCGCCAGTGCGTTGCGTACGCACAGGAGTTGCGCTCATCACTGTCAGATCTCGGGGCGTGTATCGCACCGGTGCCGACGAGCATCGATCACCTCGAAATCGCGCGGCGTTCGTCGGAGCGGCGAGCCCCGTACGTGGACAACCGATCGGATACGGAGAAGAAGTCCTCCGCGGCGTCACTGAAAGACGGGTACCGGGACACGCTGATTTGGTTCACGCTTCTGGCAACTGCGGCCGACAATCCGAACGCGGCGGTGTGGTTCGTCAGTGCGAATCGGCACGACTTCGGGAGACGCCTCAAGGGCAGAGACGACCCGAACGGGCCTACCCTCGACACTTTTCCGTTTCCGTGGCATCGACAGGCTGGAGGGAGAGTTGAGCGAGGTTGGCCTAATCGATCGGGTGCAGTACGTGCTCGGCTTGGATCGGTTGGTGCAGCATCTCGCGAGTGA
- a CDS encoding IS982 family transposase produces the protein MTKELETLLTELYVLIDDHVVEPRSGRGRRPVLSDAELLTLAVAQMLLGFDCERRWIRHAHHSVELRALFPYIPGQSDYNKRVRAARGLLCKAIQTLARISPSWFDDLWITDATPVPCGMSRETVKRSDLAGHAGYGYCASHSRFYWGLKLYLVCAGDGMPIMWCLANPKLGEREVVTALLERDHHLIRSGQILLADKGFSGAQFADTTAAMGLQLLRPDRKDETYKNGNLGGVRQWIESVNHTLKGQLGLEEHGGRTTHGVFARVAQRVLAMAAGIWHNWNIGATAKRSLIAYDH, from the coding sequence GTGACCAAAGAACTGGAAACCCTCCTGACCGAACTGTATGTGCTCATCGACGATCATGTCGTCGAACCCCGCTCCGGTCGGGGTCGGCGGCCCGTGCTCAGCGATGCCGAACTGCTCACCCTGGCCGTGGCACAGATGCTGCTCGGGTTCGATTGTGAACGCCGGTGGATCCGGCACGCCCACCACAGCGTCGAGTTGCGTGCCCTGTTTCCCTACATTCCCGGACAGTCGGACTACAACAAACGTGTCAGGGCGGCACGAGGGTTGCTGTGCAAGGCAATTCAGACGCTGGCGCGGATCTCACCATCCTGGTTCGACGACCTGTGGATCACCGACGCCACCCCGGTGCCCTGCGGGATGTCTCGTGAAACGGTGAAGCGATCGGACCTGGCCGGGCACGCCGGGTACGGCTATTGCGCTTCCCATTCGCGCTTCTACTGGGGGCTGAAGCTGTATCTGGTCTGTGCGGGCGACGGGATGCCGATCATGTGGTGCCTGGCGAATCCGAAGCTCGGTGAGCGTGAGGTGGTGACCGCGCTGCTCGAACGCGATCATCACCTGATTCGGTCGGGGCAGATCTTGCTCGCCGACAAAGGCTTTTCCGGCGCACAGTTCGCCGATACCACCGCCGCGATGGGTCTGCAGCTGCTGCGACCGGACCGTAAGGACGAAACGTACAAGAACGGCAATCTCGGCGGGGTGCGGCAGTGGATCGAATCGGTCAACCACACGTTGAAAGGGCAGCTTGGCCTGGAGGAACACGGTGGCCGTACCACGCACGGGGTGTTCGCCCGCGTCGCCCAGCGTGTGCTGGCGATGGCCGCCGGCATCTGGCACAACTGGAACATCGGCGCCACTGCCAAGCGATCACTGATCGCCTACGACCACTGA